Proteins from a single region of Corvus hawaiiensis isolate bCorHaw1 chromosome 6, bCorHaw1.pri.cur, whole genome shotgun sequence:
- the C6H14orf180 gene encoding nutritionally-regulated adipose and cardiac enriched protein homolog, with protein sequence MWEASCWHPEYMSQICPASLSDHSTKELPTDDSSYPPSILRKRPPVDQAVGEKRRAERRVRFREPEEVIEHVISCCDYVVDDRSSSGLPVLLWLSFCAVLILAVSLYYTTMKQDVKVLEEFQSRLVIFFLHVRHVAQRCWTWFMRQ encoded by the exons ATGTGGGAGGCTTCATGTTGGCATCCAGAGTACATGTCCCAAATATGTCCAGCCTCACTTTCTGATCATAGCACCAAGGAGCTGCCG ACAGATGACAGTAGCTATCCTCCTTCCATACTGAGGAAAAGGCCACCTGTGGACCAAGCTGTGGGAGAAAAGCGGAGAGCAGAGAGAAGGGTTCGATTTCGTGAGCCTGAAGAAGTCATTGAACATG TCATTTCCTGCTGTGACTACGTAGTGG ATGACAGGTCATCATCTGGATTGCCTGTGCTCCTGTGGCTCTCGTTTTGTGCAGTGCTGATCCTTGCTGTGAGTCTCTACTACACCACTATGAAGCAAGATGTCAAAGTCCTGGAGGAATTTCAATCCCGACTTGTTATCTTCTTCCTTCATGTAAGACACGTTGCTCAGAGATGCTGGACTTGGTTTATGAGGCAGTAG